One Sphingobacteruim zhuxiongii DNA window includes the following coding sequences:
- a CDS encoding GLPGLI family protein, with the protein MIYLNLLLLFSGTNAYATTDTKQDTALFQVAYRMIHIEDSTRKNDPVISEMILYMGTDESLFRMLADEESMLLLHISKGGTEATFNLNEACSSQITSNGKSIQTERIVDNMYQIVEETPQIQWQLTDETKHIDQYRVQKAIGKFRGRTYRVWFSPDIPLPYGPWKLNGLPGLILEAKDERAEIIFEFGGIERLNKHVRIEQPKSFKIKLLNLNEYQKIYRRFRKDPIAFMQGSLGVSRNQINTNEDRSAAQFNNPLEKEI; encoded by the coding sequence ATGATATACCTTAATCTACTCCTATTATTTAGCGGAACAAACGCATACGCAACAACAGATACGAAACAAGATACTGCTCTCTTTCAAGTGGCTTATCGAATGATCCATATCGAGGATAGTACTCGTAAAAATGACCCTGTTATTTCCGAGATGATACTCTATATGGGAACAGATGAATCCTTATTCCGGATGCTTGCCGATGAAGAATCTATGCTCCTACTCCATATATCCAAAGGAGGTACGGAAGCAACGTTCAACCTAAACGAAGCCTGCTCTAGCCAGATTACATCGAATGGAAAAAGCATTCAAACAGAACGTATCGTAGATAATATGTATCAAATCGTCGAAGAGACACCTCAAATACAGTGGCAATTGACCGACGAGACCAAACATATTGATCAATATCGCGTGCAGAAAGCTATCGGTAAATTCCGCGGAAGAACTTATAGAGTATGGTTCTCGCCTGATATCCCGCTTCCCTATGGACCATGGAAATTGAATGGACTACCTGGACTAATTCTTGAAGCAAAAGATGAACGGGCAGAAATTATATTTGAATTCGGTGGCATCGAACGCCTCAACAAGCATGTACGTATTGAGCAGCCAAAAAGCTTCAAAATCAAACTCCTCAACCTAAATGAATACCAAAAGATTTATCGTCGGTTTCGCAAAGATCCCATAGCCTTTATGCAGGGTAGCTTAGGCGTTTCCAGAAACCAGATTAATACAAATGAGGACAGATCAGCCGCACAGTTTAATAATCCGCTTGAAAAGGAAATTTAA
- a CDS encoding DUF6266 family protein produces the protein MAIFSKKIIGLAQGKVGNVVICNWKGKAYVRALPVQRKKGEVSAKIKASQSRFKLVQQHLIKILPYARVGFEGVSEAHTAYNSAMSFNLRHAIKEHANGIEMDWSKFSFSRGLEFKFDAVSCYYDVEERRIHVEWQIPSAFIDDFKHQHLKCMLLCCPENVDYTACAGLLYGNAIEVGFQELSVDELHSEERYHVYLAFVSAMHKMTTTNSIYIGMIIR, from the coding sequence ATGGCAATATTTAGCAAGAAGATTATTGGATTAGCGCAGGGTAAGGTTGGGAACGTGGTGATATGTAATTGGAAGGGCAAGGCTTATGTTCGAGCTTTGCCGGTGCAACGTAAAAAAGGGGAGGTGAGTGCGAAGATCAAGGCATCTCAGTCGAGGTTTAAGTTAGTGCAGCAGCATCTTATTAAGATCCTTCCTTATGCGCGTGTTGGATTTGAAGGGGTTTCCGAAGCGCATACGGCATATAACTCGGCGATGTCCTTTAATTTACGGCATGCGATCAAAGAGCATGCAAACGGGATAGAGATGGACTGGAGCAAATTTAGTTTTAGTCGTGGGCTGGAATTTAAATTTGATGCTGTTTCCTGTTATTATGATGTAGAAGAGAGGCGCATCCACGTCGAATGGCAGATTCCGTCGGCTTTTATTGATGATTTTAAACACCAGCATTTAAAGTGTATGCTGCTTTGCTGTCCAGAAAATGTGGATTATACTGCATGTGCGGGCTTGTTGTATGGCAATGCAATAGAAGTGGGTTTTCAGGAATTGTCGGTCGATGAATTGCATTCCGAAGAGCGCTATCATGTTTATTTGGCTTTTGTTTCTGCTATGCATAAGATGACGACTACAAATTCGATCTATATAGGGATGATCATTCGATAA
- a CDS encoding class I SAM-dependent methyltransferase — translation MTTKKLVSTKIEDFYNKASEEDRLSKGLGIFEFERIKVLISHYLPRTGVVVDVGGGTGKYSEWLAKAGYDVHLVEPLDKHLKLAQKRADKLKTPFRVIKGEAQHLDFKDNFADVVVMHGPLYHLQHEEARMRAILEAKRVLKPGGVVLGFAINYSASTIVGLMNGLIHGPSFLEMCKSELATGIHNAPSDLPWVMAESFYHKPGQLKAEFEAAGFQYDKLYAVEGITWLDKHYFESMLNAKKRKNLDALTKITENDDSLLALSPHMMIAARK, via the coding sequence ATGACCACTAAAAAACTCGTAAGCACAAAGATTGAGGACTTTTACAATAAGGCGTCTGAGGAGGATCGCTTAAGTAAAGGATTGGGGATTTTTGAATTTGAGCGGATTAAAGTATTGATATCTCATTATTTGCCTCGTACGGGAGTTGTTGTTGATGTTGGTGGGGGTACAGGGAAGTATTCGGAGTGGTTGGCTAAGGCGGGGTATGACGTGCATCTTGTGGAGCCTTTGGATAAGCACTTGAAGTTGGCGCAGAAGCGTGCTGATAAGCTAAAGACGCCGTTTCGGGTGATAAAGGGTGAAGCTCAGCATTTGGATTTTAAGGATAATTTTGCGGATGTTGTTGTGATGCATGGACCACTATATCACTTGCAACATGAGGAGGCGCGTATGCGTGCTATTTTGGAGGCGAAGCGTGTCTTGAAGCCAGGAGGTGTGGTGCTTGGATTTGCGATTAACTATTCGGCATCAACCATTGTCGGTTTGATGAATGGATTGATCCATGGGCCTTCATTTTTGGAGATGTGCAAGTCAGAGCTTGCCACCGGTATTCACAATGCACCGTCGGATTTACCTTGGGTAATGGCGGAATCTTTCTACCATAAACCGGGACAACTGAAGGCCGAATTTGAGGCTGCAGGTTTTCAATACGATAAACTCTATGCGGTTGAAGGAATTACCTGGTTGGATAAGCATTACTTCGAGAGCATGTTAAACGCGAAGAAGCGTAAGAACTTGGATGCGTTAACCAAGATTACAGAAAACGATGATTCCTTGCTTGCCTTGAGTCCGCATATGATGATCGCTGCCCGGAAGTAG
- the metA gene encoding homoserine O-acetyltransferase MetA, translating into MPVKIPDNLPAIELLKKENIFVMSDLRAETQDIRPMKLLVLNLMPLKISTETDFIRLLSNNALQVELDFLRLTTHNPKNTPEEHLELFYKNFEDINENMYDGMIVTGAPVEMLPFEQVTYWPEVTKIFDWARKHVFSTLYICWASQAALYHFYGVEKKPLDKKLFGVFKHTAWDKKDPLFRGFDDEFYIPHSRHTTILAEDIAAKEDITVLSASKEAGLAILSTRGGRELYLTGHSEYAPLTLHEEYTRDREKGLEIDVPANYYQDDQPELGPVVRWSGHANLLFNNWLNYYVYQETPYNLKEVPNLGDIKIKG; encoded by the coding sequence ATGCCAGTTAAGATACCAGATAATTTACCTGCGATAGAACTCCTTAAAAAGGAGAACATCTTTGTGATGAGTGATTTACGTGCCGAAACACAGGATATTCGACCGATGAAATTACTCGTACTCAACTTAATGCCTCTAAAGATTTCTACCGAGACTGACTTTATCCGTTTATTATCGAATAATGCCTTACAAGTAGAATTGGACTTCTTGCGCCTAACCACGCATAATCCAAAGAATACGCCGGAGGAACACTTAGAGCTATTTTACAAGAACTTCGAGGATATTAACGAAAATATGTACGATGGGATGATTGTAACTGGTGCTCCCGTGGAAATGTTGCCATTTGAACAAGTAACCTACTGGCCTGAAGTGACAAAGATTTTCGATTGGGCACGTAAGCACGTGTTCTCCACGCTATATATCTGTTGGGCTTCCCAAGCTGCCCTATACCATTTCTATGGCGTTGAAAAGAAACCTCTCGACAAAAAGCTATTCGGTGTATTTAAACATACCGCATGGGATAAAAAGGATCCTTTATTCCGCGGCTTTGATGATGAATTCTATATTCCGCATAGCCGACATACCACAATTCTGGCAGAGGATATTGCTGCCAAAGAAGATATTACTGTTCTTTCCGCTTCTAAAGAAGCTGGATTAGCGATTCTTTCAACCCGTGGCGGACGCGAGCTCTACCTCACAGGACACTCCGAATACGCGCCATTGACCTTGCACGAAGAATATACCCGCGATAGAGAGAAAGGCCTTGAAATTGATGTGCCCGCAAATTACTATCAAGATGACCAACCTGAACTTGGTCCTGTAGTACGCTGGTCTGGACACGCCAATCTGCTATTCAATAACTGGTTAAACTATTATGTCTACCAAGAAACTCCATACAATCTGAAAGAAGTACCTAATCTGGGAGATATAAAGATTAAGGGGTAG
- the gdhA gene encoding NADP-specific glutamate dehydrogenase, producing MSLILKNFIKNVELRNPNEPEFLQAVTEVVEDLIPYINEHRPDFADLRILERMVEPERALSFRVAWLDDNNQVQINRGYRVQMNSAIGPYKGGLRFAPDVNLSILKFLAFEQVFKNSLTSLPIGGGKGGSDFDPKGKSDNEIMRFCQSFMTELYRHIGAETDVPAGDIGVGSREIGYLFGQYKRIQNNFTGVLTGKGPQWGGSYIRPEATGYGLLYFVQCVLDYNEESIEGKVISISGAGNVAYYAAEKAIHLGAKVITLSNSTGTLYDKEGLTLEKLSYIATLGRDLAKFTKKFPSATFHAKENPWQFKCDIALPCATQNEVNEADAKKLVKNGCKIVAEGANMPSTAEAIKVYDTAKIHFGPGKAANAGGVAVSGLEMSQNAIGQQWSHEKVDHRLKLIMENIHKTCVRYGKEPNGFVNYLKGANIGGFIKVAEAMKAQGVV from the coding sequence ATGTCCCTAATCCTTAAGAATTTTATCAAGAACGTCGAGCTCCGTAATCCGAACGAGCCAGAATTCCTACAGGCAGTAACAGAAGTAGTCGAAGATTTAATCCCCTACATCAATGAACACAGACCAGATTTCGCAGATTTGAGAATCCTGGAACGTATGGTTGAGCCAGAGCGTGCTTTATCATTTCGTGTAGCCTGGTTAGATGACAACAATCAAGTGCAAATCAATAGAGGTTATCGTGTACAAATGAACTCTGCCATCGGCCCGTACAAAGGTGGCTTACGCTTCGCTCCCGATGTAAACCTGAGCATTTTAAAATTCTTAGCCTTCGAACAGGTCTTTAAAAACAGCTTAACAAGCTTACCTATCGGTGGTGGAAAAGGTGGTTCTGATTTTGACCCGAAAGGTAAATCTGATAATGAGATCATGCGTTTCTGCCAAAGCTTTATGACAGAGTTATACCGTCATATCGGTGCTGAAACGGACGTTCCTGCAGGAGATATCGGCGTAGGATCAAGAGAGATTGGTTATTTATTTGGACAATACAAGCGTATTCAAAATAACTTTACCGGCGTGTTAACTGGTAAAGGACCGCAATGGGGAGGATCATATATCCGTCCAGAAGCAACAGGATATGGCTTATTGTATTTTGTTCAATGTGTATTAGACTACAACGAAGAATCTATTGAAGGTAAAGTAATCAGTATTTCTGGTGCTGGTAATGTGGCCTATTACGCTGCTGAAAAAGCAATTCATTTAGGTGCGAAAGTAATTACGCTATCCAATAGTACCGGTACTTTATACGATAAAGAAGGATTGACACTCGAGAAGTTAAGCTATATCGCCACTTTAGGTCGCGATTTGGCGAAATTCACGAAGAAGTTCCCTTCTGCTACTTTCCATGCGAAAGAAAATCCTTGGCAGTTTAAATGTGATATCGCATTACCGTGCGCAACACAGAACGAAGTCAATGAGGCTGATGCAAAGAAATTAGTGAAGAATGGTTGTAAGATTGTTGCAGAGGGCGCTAATATGCCATCGACAGCGGAGGCTATCAAAGTTTACGACACAGCGAAGATTCACTTTGGCCCAGGGAAAGCAGCAAATGCTGGTGGCGTCGCAGTTTCAGGTTTAGAGATGTCCCAAAATGCAATTGGACAGCAATGGAGCCATGAGAAAGTAGATCACCGTTTGAAATTGATTATGGAGAACATTCATAAAACCTGTGTTCGTTATGGCAAGGAACCAAATGGTTTCGTTAATTACCTAAAAGGCGCAAATATCGGTGGCTTTATCAAAGTTGCTGAAGCGATGAAAGCCCAAGGCGTGGTTTAA
- a CDS encoding SIR2 family NAD-dependent protein deacylase: MKKIVVFTGAGISVESGLPTFRGSDGLWEGHRIEEVATPEAWQRNPELVQRFYNLRRRDCLRVEPNAAHAYLADLEKNYDVQIITQNIDDLHERAGSTKVLHLHGQIRKSQSSRNANLVYDIQGDDLPMGALCELGSQLRPHVVWFGEAVPNMAVASSMVEQADVFIIIGTSLQVYPAANLLFDCKAGCQIILIDPNAKQVPIPANVYKIAENASKGITYLAELLTK; the protein is encoded by the coding sequence ATGAAGAAGATAGTAGTATTTACAGGCGCAGGGATATCTGTGGAGAGTGGTCTTCCAACTTTTCGCGGCAGCGATGGTCTTTGGGAAGGACATCGTATCGAGGAAGTAGCGACACCGGAAGCATGGCAGCGGAATCCAGAGCTGGTGCAGCGGTTTTATAATTTACGTCGTCGGGATTGCTTGCGTGTTGAACCCAATGCGGCGCATGCCTACCTTGCGGACTTAGAAAAGAACTACGACGTTCAAATTATTACCCAGAATATAGATGACTTACATGAACGGGCTGGTAGTACCAAGGTGCTCCATTTGCATGGGCAGATTCGGAAATCGCAATCGTCTAGAAATGCAAATCTTGTTTATGATATTCAGGGGGATGATCTACCGATGGGTGCGCTTTGTGAATTGGGGTCGCAGTTGCGCCCGCATGTTGTTTGGTTCGGGGAGGCGGTGCCAAATATGGCGGTGGCATCAAGTATGGTGGAGCAGGCTGATGTGTTTATTATTATCGGGACATCGCTGCAAGTTTATCCGGCAGCGAACCTGTTGTTTGATTGTAAAGCAGGGTGTCAAATTATCCTGATCGACCCGAATGCGAAGCAAGTACCTATTCCAGCAAATGTGTATAAAATTGCGGAAAATGCAAGTAAAGGTATCACATATTTGGCGGAATTACTTACCAAATAA
- a CDS encoding YgaP family membrane protein has translation MSGILNYAFDKLKNKLDASCHDGNVGTSERILSVVAGGFLLGRGIKSIVKHPMTAFSGITLGGALIYRGVTGYCPIKDSIEPKEPEATVIEHRYFVK, from the coding sequence ATGAGCGGAATATTAAATTATGCCTTTGATAAGCTAAAGAACAAGCTTGATGCGAGTTGTCATGATGGCAATGTTGGAACATCAGAGCGAATATTATCCGTAGTCGCTGGCGGATTTCTACTAGGAAGAGGGATTAAATCTATTGTAAAGCACCCGATGACTGCCTTTTCTGGCATTACCTTGGGGGGTGCATTAATTTATCGTGGCGTTACAGGTTATTGCCCGATTAAAGATTCGATCGAACCCAAAGAGCCAGAGGCTACCGTTATCGAACATCGCTATTTCGTGAAATAG
- a CDS encoding ATP cone domain-containing protein, whose translation MLVKKYSGDLVPFDESSLRRSLMRSGATDTEVQMVYAKIKDQLYDGISTRELYELAFDALKSKKNSYAARYSLKRALRELGPEGFYFEKWVARLFQEDGYEAITGQTVQGHAVTHEIDVVAAKGDVMLAIECKFRNDEEAKISVTTPMYFKSRVTDVTGIEYPFFNAHRQFTDGWLVTNAYLTTDSIKFGEYYKMNLLSWDYPKGTSIKARVDETGEYPITCLTNLTTQDKGMLLKNQCICVKDLLKDPKVLNNIQIPSDKQTLILREAQELINSPISHEQ comes from the coding sequence ATGCTGGTAAAGAAATATTCGGGCGATTTAGTCCCCTTCGATGAATCAAGCTTAAGACGCTCTTTAATGCGCTCCGGAGCAACAGATACTGAAGTGCAGATGGTCTATGCTAAGATTAAAGACCAGTTATACGATGGCATTAGCACCCGAGAACTTTACGAGTTGGCATTCGATGCTTTAAAATCAAAGAAAAACTCCTACGCCGCGCGCTATAGCCTAAAACGTGCGTTACGTGAATTAGGCCCAGAGGGTTTCTACTTTGAAAAATGGGTAGCACGCCTATTCCAAGAAGATGGCTATGAGGCCATCACCGGTCAAACCGTACAAGGACATGCTGTAACACATGAGATCGATGTGGTTGCTGCCAAAGGTGATGTGATGCTGGCCATCGAGTGTAAATTCCGTAATGACGAGGAAGCGAAGATATCGGTAACCACACCAATGTACTTTAAATCGCGTGTAACTGACGTCACTGGAATCGAATATCCATTTTTCAACGCCCATAGACAATTTACAGATGGCTGGTTAGTAACAAATGCTTATTTGACGACCGACTCCATCAAGTTTGGGGAGTACTATAAGATGAATTTGTTGTCTTGGGATTACCCAAAGGGCACAAGCATCAAGGCACGCGTGGATGAAACTGGTGAATATCCAATTACCTGCTTAACGAACTTGACCACGCAAGATAAAGGTATGCTCTTGAAGAATCAATGTATCTGTGTTAAAGATTTACTTAAAGACCCTAAAGTCCTTAACAACATTCAGATACCATCTGACAAGCAAACCCTAATTTTACGAGAAGCACAAGAATTAATCAACAGTCCAATATCGCATGAGCAATAA
- a CDS encoding LOG family protein — protein sequence MSNKFVREEISFFKGARSRWNELKYVLGVFFQFMKGFRTLHFVGPCVTVFGSARFDENHTYYKQARSVSAKLAEQGYTIMTGGGPGIMEAANRGAKDVDGTSVGCNIVLPHEQKHNPYMDKFVNIEYFFVRKELLRKYSFAFVIMPGGFGTLDEFFETLTLIQTKKLSQFPIVVMGLDYHQGIIDHVNEMKVAGTISPEDQDLLLFTDDINEAVEHIKQYADRNRIINLQDQKPSWILGEKKAV from the coding sequence ATGAGCAATAAGTTTGTCAGAGAAGAGATCAGTTTTTTTAAAGGAGCACGGAGCCGCTGGAATGAGCTAAAATATGTTCTCGGTGTCTTCTTTCAATTTATGAAAGGCTTCCGTACCCTACATTTTGTCGGACCCTGTGTTACCGTTTTCGGATCGGCACGCTTTGACGAGAACCATACCTATTATAAACAAGCCCGTAGCGTATCGGCAAAACTTGCCGAGCAAGGCTATACCATTATGACGGGTGGAGGCCCTGGAATTATGGAGGCTGCAAATCGTGGTGCTAAGGATGTAGATGGAACTTCGGTAGGCTGTAATATCGTATTGCCACATGAGCAAAAGCATAATCCGTATATGGATAAGTTTGTCAATATTGAGTATTTCTTCGTCCGCAAGGAACTCCTTAGAAAATACTCCTTCGCCTTCGTCATTATGCCCGGTGGATTCGGAACGCTCGATGAGTTCTTCGAAACACTAACACTTATACAAACAAAAAAATTATCGCAATTTCCAATTGTCGTAATGGGTCTAGACTACCATCAAGGTATAATCGACCATGTCAACGAGATGAAAGTAGCCGGAACAATCAGTCCCGAAGATCAAGATCTACTCCTGTTTACTGATGATATAAACGAAGCCGTCGAGCATATCAAACAATACGCCGACAGAAACAGAATCATTAATCTACAAGACCAAAAACCAAGCTGGATATTGGGAGAAAAGAAAGCAGTGTAA
- the ispE gene encoding 4-(cytidine 5'-diphospho)-2-C-methyl-D-erythritol kinase: protein MLKFANAKINIGLHVTERRADGYHNLETIFYPVKIYDAVEIQSAEELGMEIHGSELKADDDNLCLRAYRLLATDFDLPPVKIHLLKRIPIGAGLGGGSSDASATLQLLNDQFKLGLTDTQLETYAAQLGADCPFFIQNKATYAEDIGTKLSPIDLDLSAYYIVLLKPDLHISTAEAYKNVIPLTPQVDLRRAVQLPIQEWKLIIKNDFETGLFELYPQIAEIKRRFYELGAIYSSMTGSGSAVFAIFEQETDVSELNALGQVFLPMDL from the coding sequence ATGTTAAAATTCGCTAACGCAAAAATCAATATTGGGTTACACGTAACTGAGCGTCGTGCCGACGGATATCATAATCTGGAGACTATATTTTACCCGGTTAAAATTTACGATGCTGTAGAGATACAGTCGGCGGAGGAATTGGGGATGGAAATCCATGGTTCGGAATTAAAGGCTGACGATGATAATCTTTGTCTACGGGCGTATCGACTGTTGGCAACTGATTTTGATCTTCCACCTGTTAAAATACATTTATTGAAGCGCATTCCAATTGGCGCAGGACTAGGAGGCGGTTCTTCGGATGCGAGTGCGACATTACAACTCTTAAACGATCAGTTTAAGCTGGGTCTGACCGATACGCAACTGGAGACTTATGCTGCGCAGTTAGGTGCTGATTGTCCGTTTTTTATACAGAACAAGGCAACCTACGCCGAAGATATTGGCACTAAGCTCTCTCCGATTGATCTTGATCTTTCAGCTTACTATATTGTTTTGTTAAAACCCGATTTACACATCTCCACAGCTGAGGCGTATAAGAACGTCATTCCTTTGACACCACAGGTCGATTTAAGGCGCGCTGTTCAACTTCCAATACAAGAGTGGAAGCTTATTATCAAAAATGATTTTGAAACCGGCTTATTCGAATTGTATCCGCAAATCGCAGAAATTAAACGTCGGTTCTATGAGCTGGGAGCAATCTATTCTTCGATGACTGGATCCGGATCGGCAGTATTTGCCATCTTTGAGCAAGAAACCGATGTCTCTGAGTTGAATGCACTGGGTCAGGTGTTCTTACCGATGGATTTATAA